A window from Spirochaetota bacterium encodes these proteins:
- a CDS encoding transglycosylase domain-containing protein has protein sequence MVLYDKDDVPFTEFTPGMTGLSTPLARRAIPDEFVKLLLFTEDRSFYSHWGVDMRGMARAFAANVRALSVVQGGSTIPMQYAKRRLGIRRNNIATKAFETIMAVRITAHTKKDDILTAYCNSVRMGNNVSGIGRAARVYFRKELVNCSLFEFAVLAAVIREPGIADPWRHPLAAERKAKAILTRYAATSAVSADVLSNALAASVIRRPPERLFSAEHFSISSYAAARSLAGITVSAVYTTLDRKIQSIAEDAVRDRVSHLAKKHRIAHASVIIIDNRTLEVRAMVGSPDFDAPEGEINGVFIKRQPGSSMKPFVYAAAFEYRIATPATVLPDTERSFPSTIGKYLPRNYDERYHGPVRAAVALGSSYNVPAVWLLNTTGLRTVYEELKHLHFDSIDRPPQHYGLGLALGNADISLFELARAYAVFANSGEYRDASMLRRVRTGIDTVQVRERVPVRVFSRQTAFLITHILAEFKYKTAGFGIHSALNMPFPVAVKTGTSKDYRDNTVAGYTRNYTIGVWAGNFSGRSMDALPAAQGAGLIFRDIIAGLYNAGIDIGQADLTVPSGVTPVRICTLSGMRAHMQCRESMIEYCLADTVPGMCTWHTNGKTMLPPEYATWLGDTGRNADLAPSSGLHIVRPADKDVFNIDASMQARMQEIELSVSGDTDGVAWYINGRRYAEGKTVYWRLTPGDIRIEARGKNGADSVVITVVRK, from the coding sequence GTGGTGCTGTACGATAAGGACGATGTCCCGTTCACCGAATTCACGCCGGGGATGACCGGGCTATCCACGCCGCTTGCACGAAGAGCGATACCGGATGAATTCGTAAAACTCCTTCTCTTCACCGAGGACCGCTCGTTCTATTCGCATTGGGGCGTCGATATGCGCGGCATGGCGCGAGCATTCGCCGCGAATGTACGCGCCCTCTCCGTCGTGCAGGGCGGATCGACCATACCGATGCAGTATGCCAAGCGCCGTCTCGGTATACGCCGCAACAATATCGCGACGAAAGCGTTCGAGACGATCATGGCCGTGCGGATAACGGCGCATACGAAAAAGGACGATATACTTACCGCGTACTGCAACAGCGTGCGCATGGGCAACAACGTGTCGGGCATAGGCCGTGCGGCACGTGTGTATTTCAGGAAAGAGCTTGTGAACTGCTCGCTCTTTGAGTTCGCCGTGCTTGCCGCGGTCATTCGCGAACCGGGTATCGCCGATCCCTGGCGTCATCCCCTCGCTGCCGAGAGAAAAGCAAAAGCCATCCTTACGCGGTATGCTGCAACGAGCGCCGTGTCCGCTGATGTCCTGTCGAACGCACTGGCAGCCTCCGTGATACGCCGTCCACCGGAGCGCCTTTTCAGCGCCGAGCATTTTTCGATCTCATCGTACGCAGCTGCACGATCGCTTGCCGGCATTACGGTGTCTGCGGTCTATACGACGCTTGACCGGAAGATACAGTCCATCGCTGAGGATGCCGTCCGCGACCGTGTGTCGCATCTGGCGAAGAAACACCGCATTGCGCATGCAAGCGTCATCATCATCGACAACCGCACGCTCGAAGTGCGCGCCATGGTCGGATCGCCGGATTTTGACGCACCGGAGGGCGAGATCAACGGCGTGTTCATCAAACGCCAGCCCGGTTCGTCGATGAAGCCGTTCGTGTATGCGGCAGCGTTCGAATACCGCATTGCAACGCCGGCGACCGTACTCCCGGATACCGAGCGGAGCTTTCCCTCCACGATAGGGAAATATCTCCCGCGCAATTACGATGAGCGCTATCACGGCCCTGTACGCGCTGCTGTCGCGCTCGGGAGCTCCTACAATGTACCCGCGGTGTGGCTTCTCAATACGACAGGGCTTCGTACCGTGTATGAGGAACTCAAACATCTGCATTTCGATTCCATCGATCGGCCGCCGCAGCATTACGGGCTCGGGCTCGCGCTCGGCAATGCAGACATATCGCTCTTTGAGCTTGCGCGCGCGTACGCCGTGTTCGCCAACAGCGGCGAATACCGCGATGCATCGATGCTGCGCCGTGTTCGCACGGGTATCGATACGGTGCAGGTGCGGGAACGCGTGCCGGTGCGCGTGTTCTCGCGGCAAACGGCATTTCTCATTACGCACATACTTGCGGAGTTCAAATACAAAACGGCGGGCTTCGGCATACACTCGGCGCTCAATATGCCCTTCCCGGTAGCGGTAAAGACCGGCACATCGAAGGACTACCGTGATAATACGGTGGCAGGCTATACGCGCAATTACACCATCGGCGTATGGGCGGGGAATTTCAGCGGGCGGTCCATGGATGCGCTTCCCGCGGCGCAGGGTGCAGGCCTCATCTTCCGTGACATCATCGCCGGGCTCTATAATGCCGGCATCGATATCGGACAGGCCGATCTGACCGTGCCGAGCGGTGTTACGCCGGTGCGCATATGCACGCTCTCGGGCATGCGTGCGCATATGCAATGCCGCGAAAGTATGATCGAATATTGTCTTGCGGACACGGTGCCCGGTATGTGCACGTGGCATACGAACGGCAAGACAATGCTTCCGCCGGAATATGCGACATGGCTTGGCGATACCGGAAGGAATGCCGATCTTGCGCCGTCGTCCGGCCTTCATATCGTGCGGCCGGCGGATAAGGATGTTTTCAACATCGATGCATCGATGCAGGCGCGTATGCAGGAGATAGAGCTTTCCGTTTCCGGCGATACGGACGGTGTGGCTTGGTATATCAACGGCCGACGGTATGCGGAAGGAAAGACCGTGTACTGGCGGTTAACTCCCGGCGATATACGTATCGAGGCGCGCGGGAAGAACGGTGCAGATTCGGTCGTGATAACCGTCGTAAGGAAATGA